From Epinephelus lanceolatus isolate andai-2023 chromosome 23, ASM4190304v1, whole genome shotgun sequence:
AAGCAACATGCACACTAGCATTAGTTTCTATCCAGCCGTCTATGCAGACACATacttcagattacatgtatacaAGTgtcttgtcaggaggaggagggaatggtggatggtgttAGACCCAGGTGAGATGGCTGCTAAGCTTCTAAGCAGCAGAGcatgttcgagaccaacaaaaaaaaaaaaaaggtatttttcACAAGAGTTCGGGACACTCCAGCCCTGTTTGTGGCGACAAAAGGCAGTATTTTTTAGCGAGATTTCAGGATATTTTCAGCCTTGTTTGCAGTGACAAAAGCAGGAATTTTTTAACACAAACTCAGACTATTTCcaactgtgtttgtagcaataTGAGTAGACATttacagccatgtttgtagcaatgAAGCGAGTATTTTGAACAAGaattttggacattttcagctgtgtttgtattgACAAAATCGGACAATTCCAGATGTGCTTGTAGCAATAAgagtggttttttttgttgttgttttttacaagaGTTCCAgatatttccagccatgtttgtagggTCAAAATCTGCTATTTCTTAAAGAAAGTTTGGGAAATTTCCAGTTGTGTTTGCAGTGACAAATGCAGGTATTTTTTCAACACAAACTCAGACTACTTCCACATGTGTTTGTAGCAATGAACATGGACATTTatagccatgtttgtagcaatgAAGCAAGTATTTTTAAataagagtttgggacatttttaGCTGCGTTCATAGTGACAAAAGCGAGTATCTTTTGACCAGAGTTTGGGACATCTTTAGCCAcctttgtagtgacaaaagcaagtattttttgacaagagtttgggacatttagAGCCgcgtttgtagtgacaaaagtgagtatttttgacaagagtttgggacattttcagccgcgtttgtagtgacaaaagtgagtattttttaatgacaatttgggacattttcagccatgtttgtagtgacaaaagcaggaattttttaacaagagtttgggacattttcagccacgtttgtagtgacaaaagcagggATTTTTTAATGAGCATGGGACATTTTTAGCTATGTTTATAGTGACAGGAGAGGGTATTTTTTAAAGGAGCGTTTGGGTgattttcagccatgtttgtagtaacaaaagtgggtattttttaaacaaGAGTTTGGAACATTATAGccgtgtttgtagtgacaaaatcTAGCATTTCTTAAGAAGAGTTCAGGAAATTTCCAGtcgtgtttgtagcgacaaggGAGCTCGGAAAATTTCCAGCCACATTTGTCGCCCCAAAACCAGGTATATTTTAATGCAAaagcaaaacatgatgttttcctaactcGATCCAAGCATTTTTTATGCCTAAACATAACATGTTAACCGCATCATttttacaacataaaatgtaaaaattgaAACATATGCATCAACCCTGAATAAAACAATCAAGCAACATGTGAAAACTGGGAAAATGCACAGtgtgagctcacacacacacaaaacacattacCGTACCCAACCTGGCCATATGAGACAATGCGAGCGCATGGGGCCAGCGGTCCATTCAATAATGGCTCAAATTGGAGGAAATGGGTTctgaaattacattttcaggGGTTCTCATTTTAAGTGCATGACTGCAGATTCACATTCATTTCCTTTGGGACTCGGTCAAGCGTCACATCAATCAAAAATCACATAGCTTCATCTTACAGCCATTCACAAACTCTAATGAGCCTAACAGGATATATCtgatgagaaaatgtttttgtatgcaaTTGAGGAGAGGCTGTCAGGCACCTAATATGATATATCTGTTTTATACCTTTACAAGAGCCTTTGTAAATGTGCAAGAGCCTCAAGTATGCGGTCTACAACTCTTCAGAGCCTGAATGAACTTGAGATTTCGGGCTTTAAAAGGCACTCTCAAATGAATGACACCAGCAGTACAATAAGCTTGAATCCTCCATTGTTAACATTTCAATCAGCACACAGTGATGAGTATAAAGGAGTGCAAGGCCacaatacacatacacaaacatcgTGTATCATTGCTATTCAGGCCACACATTTTACATCTGCCTTTTGCATTTGCCACATTGGCCATCACTGATGCAGAAATATAACCATCATGCATTAAAATGCACCTGATGCAAAGCAGTATAATCTTGTTTCTGTGAATTAAAACATCAAGAGGGCCCACCCAAGCCACAGGAGACTGTCACACTGCTGCCATCTAGTGTTCAGGCCAGAGGAAACACAGACGCAACACAAACATGCTTCTTGGGGAAATAAATTTAGATTTCTGAGAAGGCAGTAACCTCTTTGAACCTTCATTCTATGGAGTGTAAATGAGATGATACAGTTTTATCGTCTGATGTAATAAATGTGACAGGAATTATAATGCCTCTTACATTTTCTGCTCAACTGTCACTCCCTTATATCTGACACTTGGCTGACTAGGATCCACCAACACATTCAAATGCACAAAACATACAGGGAGACAAAGACAACAAACTGACTCAAGGTCTGTAGGGTTATATATGGTGAACACTGAGACTTGACCTCACAGACAAGCAAATGTTTCACTGAAGGACAGGCTTAAGAAAGTGTAGCAATGATTGCATGAAGTATCACGAACACAGTCATCTCACAATCAAACCATGTCTTTTAAATCTACAAGAACTTGTCTTGGCGGCGCTAACACGCATCAGAGAGAATTTATCAGTACAAAGGACAGACAATGACATGCAGCACACAGGGAAAATGAGCAAGTTTCATTGTTTGACTTCTATTCAGTGAATATTCCACAGTTTGCTGGCTACATAATAAGTACGCCATTGTGCAACATCAAGTCTGGCAGTCCTCTGAATTAAAGACAACATGAGGATAGGATTAGTTTGTATCGCCACCACCCAAGGGGTTGCAAAATAACTTTGTGACATCATGAGATAATTTACAGCTcggtgaaaacattttttatctgAATTACAAATGTATTCACGCATCGATTTTTCTCATTTTACCCGGACTTTCTTTGCATGAAATAATATTTGTCAGGGTGACTGTGTTCTCTGATAAATGAAATTATACTGGGAAAAATAGCACACAGTAATACAAAGAAATCCAATAtatgagacagaaacagagatggAAGAGGTCAGTGCTGACTCAGATTGGCTTCACTGCACAGAATATTATTCATAATATCCCTGAGATTATCTGCGAGGAAACTAATTTTTCTGTCCAATTCATCTTTGTCAGGCCTGTTGTATCATATAATATGTCGCGCCTTTAACTTACATGcaatattgaaaaatgtgtgtattgtatgtgaacatttaaagggacagtgcacccttaaatcaaaaatacatgcaTTTCTTACTTGTGgagctgtttatcaatctagattgttttggtgctaGTTGCAGAGTGTTGTAGATATCAGCCGTAGCGATGTCGGCCTTCTCtacaatataatgaaactagatggcactcggcttgtggtgctcaaagcgccaaaaagtTAGGGCTGTCCTCTAATACGCGACAAAACATTGGCCAACCAGataggtcattagtcggcaagatttcattggttgcttagtcacagaaaaagcaaacaaacaaatgtgaaactctattaggagctgtgccttgtcaaaataaatcaaaacctatttGACCGAaccattttaatttgaaaggacagacacaggaagaggccacgctcagcagtcagacaggaatcACATGTCAAACAAATCACCGCAGACAGATATCTTTggcttcttctgtaaatatccaGTCTGATAAACACTGTAAAGCTGATCACTTCagtcatctgaaacatgttgtGAGGAAGCACCACCCCCTTTTTGCTAGGACAGGTGGacagtctctcacacacaattttctttgttttctgtatttaaGTTACGGTTTCAACATTAGTTGAGAAACAAACAATTGCACTAAGCACTAGAAAGAAGAtgcaagttttttttaagtttttttaagaATGAACTAAATAATCTAAGCCATCACCTGTCAGAGTTTGGGTCGTTTGTGGAGGCCATTTTGTGCTGGTGCTTAAAGAGGAAGCACGCCTCAACAACAGCCCTTTTATATGGTGTAGGAGTAGGCGGGCTCTCAGGCTTGATTGGTCAAAGGATGTGTGATGACAATGACAGCTAATTAAGATAAATACTGACTGATGTACAAGTGATTTGCTTACTTTGAATGTATAGCATTTACAATTACATATTGAAGAGTGACATGAGGCTTTGTTGGTATGAGCAAACTAAGAAAATCACCGTATATTTGTTGTTGACCTTGTCAACCCTCCATTCTACAGTGCTGACCTGATAGGCAGCCCCAGCACTGTTTGAGCCGTGTTCATGAGCACAAGGTGTTTTTGCTTAgtctttcttttgtttcattttgttttggagacTGAAAATAAAAGTCGACCTAGTTTTTTCAGCATAACTCCCTGCcagtgtgatgtttttttccttgagTCTCATCATGCGTCCCTGCACCTCACCTTGCAacacatgtcagtagctactcagcacaatcattactgctttgcccacagcgtcattaacagacGGCTCggtcagtgtgtgacgtgcacttgtagataacatatagacctatattaatgaaggttcattagtacggttttgtatttctctgtaatgtagcacagtgtcaacaatgttactgatactattctttctcacaccttcaactcaaaccattgtgttgccccgtccaaaatatataatagCTAGTAGCTCAAAGTCTGCTGCTACACATGACAAATACGGCTGCTGTTACCTGTAGAGGTGCACTTACTGGAGGTTGAGGAAATGTATGAGATGTGccaacatgcatgtgtgtgtgagagaggatcACATTTTGTCAGCTGGCATATATACAGCTGTATTTGACCCGGACATTTGAAAAATTTGTCTCGCTCTCGTTTGTGAATCGGCTGCGCTGGTTCTGGGTCACGACTGAGTGGGTTCAGGCTGCAGTTCATTCTGCGCTGAAGCGATTCTGATAGTTTCAAACCATGCAGGGACACACTGTTATCTCTGTGGCCCAGAAAGACTGCTGATATCTCTATTTCCtctgagtgcacacacacacacacacatgcattcacagtcacatacaaatacacacatatagCACATAGacattcacaaaaacacacatgtatacacacactgtTTGGGCACACAGAACTGCACCCTACAGAGACGTGCTGACACTCACACAGCGCTCACAAATACTGTTAAATACACAAACTGTGGAACCGTGAAAGACTGTTCAAAGAGGTAGAATATGAACTTACACAAATTCATACTTTGTGGAAACCAAACAAACACTAATGCATGTATtcagcacacactgacacaccctCTTCACAACGTACGCCAGTCAGAGATGAAACGAGACACATCTGAAGAAGAAGTGAGTGAGTCgcagcaccaaacagcaccATGTCACACACTCATTTAACAGCCTCTGACGAAAAACCACTGAGTTCCCTTTACTGAAAATAAGCCTTATCTACAGGATCACTCAGCAGTGCCCCTGTGTGGCCATCCAAGTGTACTGCATACACCCTGCAAGCAATTGCACAACCTAAGGTTATAGATAACTGTGTCATGATACACTTTCTTAACCTTTATCAGAACACTTAATTTGCTACTAATTTCCAATCACTGTACTTGTCAAGTATCCGCTCAGCATATTTTGGGTTTAGCTCTGCTGGAATAGTGGCTGACTGGCTCAAATGTTGTCATTGAAGCCATGGTGTCATATTGAGATTTACAGCATGCATATCTTATAATATCGCtgatttgtttggttgtttttgtttcgtgttgttatttatttctaGGTCACACCAATGCAACAACAGCAAGCTATTATTATTACAAGTAACCAGGAAACCATAACAGGAAGTGGTGTCAGAGATGCTTCATCAACAGACCTAATTTCTTCACTCAAGCCTACTGTTAAATTTACACTTAAATGCATCATGAACATTGTGTTTATGATACAGGCTATCTTTAGTCACACAGGTGTAGGTACCTATGACACGTGATTTAATAATTCTGATGAAAGACAAATTAGTTtaccacatttttttaaacaaatgagtTCATTGAGATATTGATCCATCATAGCAACACAGTAATCTGCTGTAATTATCATTAATGACTTGTAATTGAACAGCGTCAGGACGTCGCAGGGGGACGTGAGTTCAATTAAAAACAGAGCCTAAACGTCCCGTCTCCACCACAGCTCTACAGCTACACCGCCTCCTCCATCATATGCTGCCTTCAGGTGCTGTTGGAAATTTACAGATGATTTaaaagacccccccccccccccccatctttgtttgttttctcctcaGAGTTTATTGACCTTTTGACCTCATGCATGTGGCACATACAGCAACTAAACAAGCAGCTTTTGTTTCATACATCATGCTCATAGTTAGCCTGTAGCCATTAGTGTCTGTTCATAGTGCTCACAACTCCTGTACTGTAGTTTGTCTTCAGGTAAGTTTGCCTTAAGTCGTTCTAATTTCTATTTCTTTGAGTTCCCAGCTGCTGGAAGGACATCTCGCCAGGCCGGAGCACAAGAAGTGCCCCCCTTTAAGCAGCGCTCTtaaacacaggaagtggccaatcacagtgtaccagcagagctGCATTCCTCAGTGGTTGTTCCTTGATCTCGGCTTGTGCCCAAAGGTGATGGGGCCTTTGCTGTTAGAGCCTCCAGACTCTGAAACACTCACCATCTTTTAAATCCCTTCTGACAACTTTCTTTAATAGGAAAgaaattatgattattttgcCAGGTTTTTTAATCCTCTTTTTAAATTCTTCTTTATCCCCCAgggttttttctttatttattaaaactTAGTTGTTGTATCATTTTTACGTGTGTGCCATGTTAAGGAGGGATCGGGACttgtgggttgttttttttttgctcatttcTTCTGACTATATTAGAatgttgctgcttttattttggacaATTGCTTAAATATTTATACTGAATGACTaattgttctgttttgttttatttgcagttTAGCAGGTagtgtttgtctttgtattATCCCCTTTGTTTCAATagaaataatggacgtagccactgtgacacatcacctgttggtttgtagactgctgttttgaagcctcgagcattttggccgtcgccatcttggaatAATGTGGTGTAGGTTAGATTATAGTTTTAGTTGACCTCTTTTATGGCACAGTACTTTGTTATATTTTGTACTTTTGAGGTAAATAAAACCCTCTTTTTTTGAAAATCCACCTGTCTCTCTTCATGCCAGCTCGGTCCTTCAACTGCATAACAGACACACCTGGATCTatcatattaaatatttatatcaGGAGTAACATAGTtgtggggcggcacggtggtgtggtggttagcactctcgcctcacagcaagagggttgccggttcgatcccgggcgtgggagtccttctgtgcggagtttgcatgttctccccgtgtcagcgtgggttctctccgggcactccggcttcctcccacagtccaaagacatgcagattggggactaggttaattgataactctaaattgtccgtaggtgtgaatgtgagtgtgaatggctgtttgtctctatgtgtcagccctgcgatagtctggcgacctgtccagggtgtaccctgcctctcgcccgatgtcagctgggataggctccagctcccccgcaaccctcaagaggatgaagcggttagaagatgaatgaatgaatgaataacataGTTGTGGTCTGTGAATACTTTTCTTATCATATCCAAGCTGCTGAGATGACATTTAATAAGCAGCGAGCACACTGCATCAGTTATTTGTTAAATGTATGCTTTATCATAATGTTATTTTGACTAATGtatgaaaaacataaattacCAGCACATTTAAATCTCTAGTGCTTGAAGTGAAAAGAGAAACCTTTACAAATGAGTTACTACAAcctgttattattttaaattgagtcattttaaaggaACCCCACAGAGTCTTTGACCACTAGTGGCACCACAGAGCTGTGTTTTTACGAGGACGCACATGTACAAGCATGCAAGAGGTGCAATTAACGTCCTGGCAGATCAGCGGTTGGTGACGGTTGCATGTCAACGAGTGTGGCATTGTGTCCTTCCCAGGGCAGGGCAGAAGATTGCTAGCTTGTAAACACAGATATAAACAATGCATTCAGATTAAGCTGTGTCTCATAAGGAAGGAAATGCACTAAACAGAAGGATGGTGAGTCACgctaaatataaacacaacttCTGTTTGCTCCAAAGAAAACACTGTGGGACATTTTAAAGCGTAAATGTCAACAGAAGTTTTGTTTGCTCACAAAACACGCTCTAATGGACATTTTTGAGCGTCCCAAGCTGGGTTCATAAGAacaggtttttacagggagcaCTTGAACGCAGCAGTCGCGCCGTACAGTTGCGGGAGATGCTTGCAGCCGCAGCTCGCCTCACCGTGCGGCCGCAGCGGAACATAACAGAAAAACAATGTGTGGGAAGGGGGAAGCTGAATCTTCCCACACAGAGTGACTGATCATGGCCAGTCGGTGGCGGTACGGACCTCGCAGCCGGTCGGGAGACCCCGCCGGTGGGCTAAAAACGGCGCGAATGCCCCGCCAGCAAGAACCGTCCGGGGAGACAGAGGACGCGGCGGAGTCGCTGCGGGAGCTGCCGCGGTGGATGCGGCTGTACTTCTACGGGATGCACGGCGTGACTCTGGATGTCCTGCTCTCGTCGCTGCGCGGTGTGTTGAATCATCGGGACCCTAAACTGGTGGGCTTCTCCTCACCGTATCTTTGCATCATGCATTCACTGACCCACTTTGCGCTGGAGAAGATCTACTCTCAGAAGAGGTGTTTCCGAGGTCGGCCTGTggtgtttcatcttgttttctACCCGTCGGTCTACATCGGGCTGCAGATCCTGATTGGGAACATTAACACTTTGACCGAGCAGGTGAGGGTGGTGTCTGGCACGCAGGTGGCGGTGCATTACATCCTGGCTCTCTATTTTGCCCAGGTGTTTCACAGAGGGCTGTCAAAGCTGCAGTATCACCCCTCCTGCCCCCCCGACCCCAACATCAGGGAGGACAGAGGTCATGCTCGGGGGCCTCTTCACGGTCTCCCCGGCTTCGTGCGTTTCCTGTTCTTCGGGATGCACGGCTTCCTGGACGAGGTGCTCTTCACCTCTGTCTTCAACCTTGTGGAGAAGTCCGACCGGACCCTCAGTGGGCACACGTCCCTGTGGTCGTTCCTGATGTACGGGAGCTGCAGCTTCGTGGTGGAGAAGCTCTACCTGCACCTGCACTTCAGCAGAGGCTGGGGGACGTGGCGGAGGCTCCCCATCTACATCTGCTTCATCTATACATGGGAGTTCTCCTGGGGTCTGGTCCTGAGGCAGTTTGGCGCCTGCTCCTGGGACTACTCGCACTATCCTCACAACTTCATGGGACTCATCACCCTCCTGTACTTGCCAGGCTGGGTGTGCCTCAGTCTGTATCAGGACGTGCTGTCTAATGTCCTGCTGAGAATCAAGTGCACCAAAGATGTGAATGGTTTGAGTGGGGAGAATGGGGAGCTCAATGGAcagctggaggcaaagaaaaaatgattttaaaagtctggCTCAAGTGAGAGCTATGAAGAAACAAGGAGGCATTATTTTATTctaattaataaattattacaTCAAACTGATTTGATGAGAAAAAGCATAAAAGCTGATATTTTAGAAAGAGCAAGAGATAAGATGGTATAATGTGGGACCATTTTGGCCTTAAAAGGTCTGGATTTCACATATCAAAGTATTTAAGATACTTCTActctttggactgttggtcagcaatatgttgccatgacaacagaTACTGAGATGTTGAATACAGGATTCAACATTTTGTGCAATTCATATTTTCAGTAATTCAAGAGTTACTCCAGGGTCCAGACACTTGGTACCAATACGCAGATGAGACACTTTCCAGTCGCCAGCTCTGCAGCGCCTGATGTTTCTGGGTCCAGTAATGCAGATAAAACACAACCGAGGACCCTGAATTGTTGACCTAGTCTGTTTAAATTCAGTTAACCTACTGCCATTTTTATCTCTCTGATGTAAACTACAGTTGTAATAGTAATATTTTACAAGTCCTCGTGGCTCTGGAAGTGTGAACATCCTGTTTTTTTATGATTGCAGTGGCAGACCGACCATCAAATACATGACATGCATCGTGGCAGCTCTAGTTTGAGTTGGATTGCTTCATTTCCATATGCATTGCATGCTTTAACTATAGCTCATATCTGCATGCTAAGAAgtacaaaattaaataaaatgcagaAGGTTTGTAGATTAGATAATATGATATTCAAAAGTCTGTATTTTTAGGACTAAAAACACACGAACGTCCCATCTTTCATGCAAGCAGTGAGTCTCTAAATgttcatttctttttctgttcaATGCTAATTCACATTTAGAAACAAATCGTCTTGTTAATATGACCCCCGACTAATGCATGGCAACTATTTGAGCAGAGATAAACCCAGTAATATATGTAGCAAGGAAACCTGTAGCTGAATGGATATGAGGAGCTGAGTGAGATTTTACTGTGAATCTTTTATGAACCAAACATTACTTTGCTGGAGTGCcttcctgtgaaaatggtgTCAACCAGACTCAAACGAACAGCTCCTGTTTTTATATTAGCAGCACCAAAATGATCGATATAACTACAGCTGATCAAATTTACAGATTTCTATgtcaaacacaataaaacagaataGTACAGACTTATTGTAGATTCATAAGGAACCATTTTTAGTGAAATACTCCCTAGATAAACTCCAACATCGTGCACTGTGTAGAGCATATTCTGACACCCAAATTTGTTTTACAACGGTTTATGCCTTactaacaaaacaaaccaaTCTTAGTACCTTGCACTGTGACTAAATACATGGTGGTGAATCTTAGCAAACTTGTCTACTCTATGCGAGTCACTCTGTGAGGTAACTAACCATCTTTAGAAATTATGTGGCTGATAAACTGATGGGTTTGCCAGCAGTTTAGTTTTAGTAGAGTTTAAACTTGGTGCTGGAATCATTCCTGACAGTCACGAAGAAACCCTTCATTTCTTTATGATTAGaaaatattttgtattgatcACAACTGTAAATTCTGATAATTTGCATTAACTTGTTGTAGGAATGAGTAGTGTTATCTGAATGTCTAGATACGCTTGTGGTTTAATGGATGCAAAGCTtgaatgattttaaaaactgttgtttttttaaataatcatcagtagtATGGATATAATGAcaaagtgggtaaaggcaaataatagaacagctagaacaatctgataagttcagaaaattacatcactttactgtaacgTAGCCTTTAAAATCAAGTAAAAGACATCTTGATACAATAACGATACATGCTCAGCCTTCTCTTATACACTGTGggactgacactgacactgttGCACATCATTAAACATATTAGAATCATTCACTTTAGATTCTTAAAATAAGAAACTAGATTTTCTTCCTGTGTGTGGATGAGTAGGTATGGGCATTTTAAGTAACTTCAGTTTTCAAGTACTCACCTTAAGTTAGTATAGAGCACTCGAGTACTCGTTCAAAAAAGAATAATGCAAGAATAGAAATGTAAAATGGCCAACAAAGGGAAACAAGAGCTATTTGCTATCATTTATTTGACTTCTATTAGCCTATCAAACCATAAATTCAAAGTTAACATAAGAAAAA
This genomic window contains:
- the tmem229a gene encoding transmembrane protein 229A translates to MASRWRYGPRSRSGDPAGGLKTARMPRQQEPSGETEDAAESLRELPRWMRLYFYGMHGVTLDVLLSSLRGVLNHRDPKLVGFSSPYLCIMHSLTHFALEKIYSQKRCFRGRPVVFHLVFYPSVYIGLQILIGNINTLTEQVRVVSGTQVAVHYILALYFAQVFHRGLSKLQYHPSCPPDPNIREDRGHARGPLHGLPGFVRFLFFGMHGFLDEVLFTSVFNLVEKSDRTLSGHTSLWSFLMYGSCSFVVEKLYLHLHFSRGWGTWRRLPIYICFIYTWEFSWGLVLRQFGACSWDYSHYPHNFMGLITLLYLPGWVCLSLYQDVLSNVLLRIKCTKDVNGLSGENGELNGQLEAKKK